Proteins encoded in a region of the Zea mays cultivar B73 chromosome 4, Zm-B73-REFERENCE-NAM-5.0, whole genome shotgun sequence genome:
- the LOC606427 gene encoding phosphoenolpyruvate carboxylase kinase 2 has protein sequence MSAELKRDYEIGEEIGRGRFGVVHRCTSRATGEAYAVKSVDRSRLGDDLDRELAQLEPKLAQLAGAGNPGVVQVHAAYEDEAWTHVVMDLCPGPDLLEWVGRRRGAPVPEPVAAAIVAQVAQALALCHRRGVAHRDVKPENILIDAAAGSDDDEEDEAEAAPRARLADFGSAAWVGAGGLGRAEGLVGTPHYVAPEVVAGGEYGAKADVWSAGVVMYALLSGGALPFGGDSAAEVLAAVLRGSARFPPRLFGGVSPAAKDLMRRMICRDEWRRFTAEQVLAHPWIVSGGGARAMERPT, from the exons ATGAGCGCGGAGCTGAAGAGGGACTACGAGATCGGCGAGGAGATCGGGCGCGGCCGCTTCGGGGTGGTCCACCGCTGCACGTCCCGCGCCACCGGGGAGGCCTACGCCGTCAAGTCCGTGGACCGGTCGCGGCTGGGCGACGACCTGGACCGCGAGCTCGCGCAGCTGGAGCCGAAGCTGGCACAGCTCGCCGGCGCGGGCAACCCGGGCGTGGTGCAGGTGCACGCGGCGTACGAGGACGAGGCGTGGACGCACGTGGTCATGGACCTGTGCCCGGGCCCGGACCTGCTGGAGTGGGTGGGCCGCCGCCGCGGCGCGCCCGTGCCGGAGCCCGTGGCCGCCGCCATCGTCGCGCAGGTCGCGCAGGCGCTCGCGCTCTGCCACCGCCGCGGCGTCGCCCACCGCGACGTGAAGCCCGAGAACATCCTCATCGACGCCGCCGCCGGGAGCGACGACGACGAGGAGGACGAGGCCGAGGCGGCGCCGCGCGCGCGCCTGGCGGACTTCGGGTCGGCGGCGTGGGTGGGCGCCGGTGGGCTCGGGCGCGCCGAGGGCCTTGTGGGGACGCCCCACTACGTGGCGCCCGAGGTGGTGGCCGGCGGCGAGTACGGCGCCAAGGCGGACGTGTGGAGCGCCGGCGTGGTGATGTACGCGCTGCTCTCCGGCGGCGCGCTCCCCTTCGGCGGCGACAGCGCCGCGGAGGTGCTGGCGGCCGTGCTGCGCGGCAGCGCGCGCTTCCCGCCCAGGCTCTTCGGCGGGGTGTCGCCCGCCGCCAAGGACCTGATGCGGCGCATGATCTGCCGCGACGAGTGGAGGAGGTTCACCGCCGAGCAAGTCCTCG CTCACCCGTGGATCGTGAGTGGCGGAGGAGCCCGGGCAATGGAGCGGCCAACCTGA